From the genome of Acidihalobacter aeolianus:
TCATGATCCGGGCAAGGTCTAATAAACTGCGCGGGGAGCAAGGCGTTTACTTAAAGTGTTGTTTTTGGATTTGGGGCATCAGGAGGGCTTAGCTTTACTTGGCTATTCCAAGAAATAGGGCAAGACTGCGCTCAACCGCCACCATGTTCTCGGTTTCAAGGTGGCCCACGACAGTACCGATTTTGTCCTTCCTGATCGTAATGGGTTTATCCACCATGATCTGAGAAGGCTTTCTTTAGCCGTTTTTCGCACTGGGTTCAATGGCGAGTCGAAACAGCGGGGCTTCGATCAAGGTGCTGGATACAGGCAAGATCGTCAGTGTATCCAGGGCGTCAACCTGGCCTACCTGGATAACCAGTGCCGATCGAGGTTTGCCGAATTCCCCCTGTATGGCGACTGTGACCAGATCACCACGCCTCACTCGGCCCAGCCTTCCAGGTCGGACACGCTTTCATTCATGAGCTGCTGCAGCTCTGCATCTTCAGCATCTGTTCTGGTGGCCAGCAGGCATTGACGCCGACACGCTGCAGCAAATCCTCTTCGACGGGTATCGGGGACCCATAACTGAACCGGCCGCAAGCCCGCCTTGCGCAGCGACTCCCGATGTTTTTGTACGCGTGAATTAACCGTGCTCATGTTTTACCTGCTTAGATTTGTTACATGCAACTTTGGTAAAAGTATAGGCAGGCACAGCAAACCACACTTTAGGTAAACGCCTTACGCGG
Proteins encoded in this window:
- a CDS encoding antitoxin MazE family protein — its product is MSTVNSRVQKHRESLRKAGLRPVQLWVPDTRRRGFAAACRRQCLLATRTDAEDAELQQLMNESVSDLEGWAE